One region of Vescimonas fastidiosa genomic DNA includes:
- a CDS encoding plasmid mobilization protein codes for MNRRIKKQFWLSPQDARELKRKAKLCGITETAVIRILLHGYEPKEKPDARFYEAMRQLSAIGNNINQLAVKANALGFIDASMLKAEALRWHKFQADIEAVFLRPGESNLKWQ; via the coding sequence ATGAATCGAAGAATCAAAAAACAGTTCTGGCTTTCTCCGCAGGACGCCAGAGAGTTAAAACGCAAGGCAAAGCTTTGCGGCATTACAGAAACAGCGGTGATCCGAATCCTGCTTCACGGCTACGAGCCGAAGGAAAAGCCGGACGCAAGATTTTATGAAGCCATGCGTCAGCTTTCCGCCATCGGCAACAATATCAACCAGCTTGCCGTGAAAGCAAACGCCCTCGGCTTTATCGACGCATCGATGCTGAAAGCGGAAGCGTTACGCTGGCACAAATTTCAGGCGGACATCGAGGCAGTGTTTCTCCGTCCCGGTGAAAGCAATCTGAAATGGCAATAA
- a CDS encoding Smr/MutS family protein, translating into MAAGMKELNLEAGMPPVDTALRWLEAELHAARKMGRPGLKLIHGYGSSGTGGKIRTACRKYLREQAKAGRVRLVIRGEDFSIFSEETRRSFTLCAQLRGDRDLDRENRGVTFVIL; encoded by the coding sequence ATGGCCGCAGGTATGAAAGAACTGAATTTGGAAGCGGGGATGCCTCCGGTGGACACAGCCCTGCGCTGGCTGGAGGCCGAGCTGCACGCCGCCCGGAAAATGGGCCGCCCCGGACTGAAGCTGATCCACGGGTACGGCTCCTCCGGCACCGGCGGTAAGATACGCACCGCCTGCCGCAAATATCTGCGGGAGCAGGCCAAAGCGGGCCGGGTGCGTCTTGTGATCCGGGGAGAGGATTTCTCCATTTTCAGCGAGGAGACCCGCCGCAGCTTCACCCTCTGTGCCCAGCTGCGGGGAGACCGGGATCTGGACCGGGAAAATCGGGGTGTGACCTTTGTGATTCTGTGA
- a CDS encoding DMT family transporter produces MNKLFFSWPQKNRALPVICVCVGQVIWGFSYLFTRIAQSSASPTVVLSMRFLASWVIMTALIWSGKKSFSLKGKNFRPLLALALLEPPYYFFESYGVYYSNATFAGTVMAFAPVVGILAAMLFLGEKPTRRQKIFSLLPTAGVIIITSVGSSMGIVKPLGAIFLFASQIVAAGMKLYNKKSSEEFSSFERTYAIVVANAIIFTIKSMIDLHGDVRAYAAPLGNPEYVFALVVLCLFCSIAANLLVNYACGMMSVTRISTFSTIATICSAFGGVIFLGEPITWMTFFGSTIIIIGIWQVTRDAS; encoded by the coding sequence ATGAATAAGCTTTTTTTCTCTTGGCCACAAAAAAATCGGGCTCTCCCCGTAATCTGCGTCTGTGTGGGGCAGGTTATTTGGGGATTCAGCTACCTTTTTACTCGCATTGCGCAGAGCTCGGCAAGCCCGACCGTTGTTCTTTCCATGCGTTTCCTGGCCTCCTGGGTTATCATGACCGCGTTGATTTGGAGCGGGAAAAAGTCTTTTTCCCTGAAAGGCAAAAACTTTCGCCCACTTCTGGCACTTGCACTGCTCGAACCGCCGTATTATTTTTTTGAGAGTTACGGCGTTTATTACAGCAACGCAACCTTCGCTGGCACCGTCATGGCCTTTGCGCCGGTTGTCGGTATTTTGGCAGCAATGCTGTTCTTGGGAGAAAAGCCTACTCGCAGGCAAAAGATTTTTTCCCTTTTACCCACTGCCGGCGTTATCATCATAACGTCGGTGGGCAGTTCCATGGGAATCGTCAAGCCCTTGGGTGCCATCTTTTTATTTGCATCCCAAATCGTAGCTGCCGGTATGAAGCTCTACAATAAGAAGTCCAGCGAGGAGTTCTCTTCGTTTGAGCGAACCTATGCGATCGTAGTAGCTAACGCCATTATCTTTACTATCAAATCTATGATAGACCTACACGGTGATGTGCGAGCCTATGCGGCGCCGTTAGGAAATCCGGAATACGTGTTTGCGCTGGTGGTACTGTGCCTATTCTGTAGTATTGCAGCCAATCTTCTGGTGAATTATGCCTGCGGTATGATGAGCGTTACCAGAATATCCACTTTCAGTACCATTGCCACGATCTGCTCTGCTTTTGGCGGTGTGATCTTTTTGGGTGAGCCCATTACTTGGATGACATTTTTTGGCTCAACGATCATCATCATTGGCATATGGCAGGTAACGAGGGATGCCTCATGA
- a CDS encoding aspartate/glutamate racemase family protein: protein MEKMPKIALLRWDADQISDVLMKLETLPGNSTNPESYPFDVALVHVKGANMDTVEVNPCQELLDEYIRVCKELAAQGVKAITTSCGFNAYYQEALAAAVPEVVFTSSLLQVPFAQTIVGKNGKVAILTANSNDLTEEHLARANITNRENVLIYSMHEQPEWSRVYSDPNGPFDLDAVASEVVDVLRKGLEEHPDIGAVVFECTDLPPFASRVREELGLPVFDFNSMVGHIAMALNVHKLY from the coding sequence ATGGAAAAGATGCCCAAAATCGCCTTGCTGCGCTGGGACGCCGATCAGATAAGCGATGTTCTGATGAAGCTGGAAACTCTTCCCGGAAACAGCACCAACCCTGAGTCCTATCCCTTTGATGTTGCGCTGGTACACGTTAAGGGTGCAAACATGGACACAGTTGAAGTCAATCCTTGCCAGGAGCTGCTGGATGAGTATATCAGAGTATGTAAGGAACTGGCCGCTCAGGGTGTAAAGGCTATCACCACCAGCTGCGGTTTCAATGCATATTATCAGGAGGCTTTGGCTGCCGCAGTGCCCGAGGTGGTTTTCACCAGCTCCTTGCTGCAGGTACCGTTCGCTCAGACCATCGTGGGCAAAAACGGTAAGGTTGCTATTTTGACCGCCAACTCTAACGACTTGACTGAGGAGCACCTTGCCCGTGCCAATATCACTAACCGCGAAAATGTGCTTATTTACAGCATGCACGAGCAGCCCGAGTGGAGCCGCGTATACAGTGATCCTAACGGCCCCTTTGATTTGGACGCTGTTGCTAGTGAGGTAGTGGACGTCCTGCGCAAAGGTCTGGAGGAGCATCCCGACATCGGCGCCGTAGTCTTTGAATGCACCGATCTTCCTCCCTTCGCCTCTCGCGTGCGCGAGGAATTGGGTCTGCCTGTGTTTGATTTTAACTCTATGGTGGGCCATATCGCCATGGCGCTGAATGTTCACAAGCTGTATTGA
- a CDS encoding RidA family protein codes for MEFKKEKVYTPLVATPTHNVSQAIKYGNLVFISGMVGEDENEVLMDGLEAQCERAFLNMKNVLEAAGSSLEKVLFCQIFIGKREDRTIANKVWDRYFLNMDVAPARYTVVAPTVAEPYLFEITCVAGV; via the coding sequence ATGGAATTCAAGAAAGAAAAAGTTTATACTCCTTTGGTTGCTACCCCTACTCACAACGTCTCCCAAGCTATCAAATATGGTAACCTGGTGTTTATCTCCGGTATGGTTGGCGAGGATGAGAATGAAGTTCTTATGGATGGTCTGGAAGCGCAATGTGAGCGTGCTTTCCTCAACATGAAGAATGTCCTGGAAGCCGCCGGCTCCAGTCTTGAGAAGGTTCTTTTCTGCCAAATCTTTATCGGCAAACGTGAAGATCGCACCATTGCCAACAAGGTGTGGGATCGTTATTTCCTGAACATGGATGTAGCCCCTGCCCGTTATACCGTTGTGGCTCCCACAGTTGCTGAGCCGTATTTGTTTGAGATTACTTGTGTCGCAGGCGTATAA
- a CDS encoding aconitase X, producing MIRLTPYEQEMLDGKYGAAKQVALQKIIDYARILGAEELVPITKAHLCCGSTCEPSDFPDGNLDRPDILAMGYHDWQTKLKCPGMDPTTFNSFNESTFVIDDVHCCDTFQWQWTQQTREFYENNQHILADAAAHGVVIGSTCAPYLAGWLPVMGEYFVTTESSNVLYCNSVLGARGYGGGGNTTFCAAICGRAPKWGLHLPENRHGTHVFHLACDTKDKTDWDLLGAAVGRRLTPNAVPVICGDFERPDLIKLKSFFTALAVTSGCELCLIVGVSPEAQTYEMAMGGHEPVAEFTITNEILQSYWDEICCKVSGPADYLQIGCPNCSAEELVRIWRYMNGRKVKEGVRFCVFTNIAQYAMAEQSHIIQDLKDWGAEVLTSGCILRTINVAKGAKSIGLSSFKLCNGSKDERDCPIYYGSDEQVIDAAISGYWKVKRRYE from the coding sequence ATGATTCGGTTGACACCCTACGAGCAGGAAATGCTTGATGGTAAATACGGTGCTGCCAAGCAGGTCGCATTGCAGAAGATCATCGACTATGCGCGGATTCTGGGCGCGGAGGAGCTGGTACCCATTACCAAGGCTCATCTGTGCTGCGGTTCCACCTGTGAACCGTCCGACTTCCCCGATGGGAATCTGGACCGCCCCGATATTCTGGCCATGGGCTACCACGACTGGCAGACCAAGCTGAAATGCCCCGGGATGGACCCCACCACCTTTAACAGCTTTAACGAGAGCACCTTCGTCATCGATGACGTACACTGCTGTGACACATTTCAGTGGCAGTGGACGCAACAGACCCGCGAGTTTTACGAGAATAACCAGCATATCCTCGCTGATGCGGCGGCGCACGGCGTGGTAATCGGTTCCACCTGCGCCCCCTATCTGGCCGGATGGCTGCCCGTCATGGGTGAGTATTTCGTTACCACCGAATCCAGCAACGTGCTGTACTGCAACTCCGTTTTGGGCGCACGGGGCTATGGCGGCGGCGGTAACACCACCTTCTGCGCAGCGATCTGCGGCCGCGCACCCAAGTGGGGCCTGCACCTGCCGGAAAACCGCCACGGCACCCATGTGTTCCATCTGGCCTGCGATACCAAGGACAAGACAGACTGGGATCTGCTGGGTGCCGCCGTGGGGCGTCGTCTGACTCCCAACGCCGTCCCCGTGATCTGCGGCGATTTTGAACGGCCCGATCTCATCAAGCTGAAGTCCTTCTTCACTGCACTGGCGGTGACCAGCGGCTGTGAGCTGTGCCTGATCGTGGGAGTGTCCCCCGAGGCCCAGACATATGAGATGGCTATGGGAGGCCATGAGCCCGTCGCGGAATTCACCATTACCAATGAGATACTACAGTCCTATTGGGATGAGATTTGCTGCAAAGTGTCCGGCCCGGCTGACTATTTGCAGATCGGTTGCCCCAACTGTTCCGCCGAGGAGCTTGTCCGCATCTGGCGGTACATGAACGGGCGGAAGGTTAAGGAAGGCGTCCGCTTCTGCGTGTTCACCAACATCGCGCAGTATGCCATGGCGGAGCAGTCCCACATTATTCAGGATCTGAAGGATTGGGGCGCGGAGGTTCTGACCAGTGGCTGCATCCTGCGTACCATCAACGTAGCCAAGGGTGCCAAGTCCATTGGTCTGTCCTCCTTCAAGCTGTGCAACGGCAGCAAGGATGAGCGGGACTGTCCCATCTATTACGGCTCCGATGAGCAGGTCATCGATGCTGCCATCAGCGGTTATTGGAAGGTTAAAAGGAGATATGAGTAA
- a CDS encoding IclR family transcriptional regulator → MAQQHRSTQRALDILSLLALCGDTKGYTLTEIATALDVPKSSVSPIIHTLEANHYLKYSSPEAKYSIGRKAFEVGSAYVKNDIFYSQAISIMQSIVDACSETCHMGELQGINVQYLMKVESPEPISMFSAVGKQIPANCTALGKALLCEHTLDEIKALFKDGLPKMTEYSVADAEQLYQQTKMVRKTQIAREKEENYQFIQCLATPIYKNEKPIFAMSVSVPTFRYTEEKGQQIEKLLLEAKKNLELIL, encoded by the coding sequence ATGGCACAGCAGCATCGTTCTACCCAGCGAGCATTGGATATTCTCTCCCTTCTGGCATTATGTGGTGACACCAAGGGCTACACGTTAACGGAAATTGCAACCGCGTTAGATGTTCCCAAAAGCAGTGTATCTCCTATCATTCACACACTGGAAGCAAACCACTACCTGAAGTACTCTTCTCCTGAGGCAAAATACAGCATCGGACGCAAAGCGTTTGAGGTTGGCAGCGCGTACGTCAAAAACGACATTTTTTATTCACAGGCGATCTCCATCATGCAGAGCATTGTGGATGCATGTTCCGAAACCTGTCACATGGGTGAGCTTCAGGGGATAAACGTGCAATACCTGATGAAAGTTGAATCACCGGAACCCATAAGCATGTTCTCTGCGGTAGGCAAGCAGATTCCTGCAAACTGTACAGCTCTGGGAAAGGCTCTCCTGTGCGAGCATACCTTGGATGAGATAAAGGCCTTGTTCAAGGACGGGCTTCCCAAGATGACAGAATACTCCGTAGCAGATGCAGAGCAGCTATATCAGCAGACCAAAATGGTCAGGAAAACACAGATTGCACGCGAGAAGGAGGAAAACTATCAGTTTATCCAGTGCCTTGCCACGCCCATCTACAAAAATGAGAAACCCATTTTTGCGATGAGTGTTTCTGTACCCACTTTCCGCTACACAGAAGAAAAGGGTCAGCAAATTGAGAAACTTCTATTGGAGGCAAAGAAAAATCTGGAGCTGATTCTCTGA
- a CDS encoding aconitase X swivel domain-containing protein translates to MSKNKIIKGRPAWGPVVEGYAFVCPNSIVGWNGADVKTGIVTEKGNVHYGDSFAGKIIVMPCSRGSLGWSDMFRNSEYNGVGPIGYVFTTMDSKCGTAIFNTRRPCVADFPANCDPCKEIHDGDYIRLDGINGTVEILTPVEGE, encoded by the coding sequence ATGAGTAAGAATAAGATCATCAAAGGCCGTCCCGCATGGGGGCCCGTGGTCGAGGGTTACGCCTTTGTCTGCCCCAACAGCATCGTGGGCTGGAATGGTGCGGATGTAAAGACCGGTATTGTGACGGAAAAGGGCAATGTCCATTATGGAGATAGCTTTGCCGGTAAGATCATCGTAATGCCTTGCAGCCGCGGTTCTTTGGGGTGGTCCGATATGTTCCGTAACAGCGAGTATAATGGTGTTGGGCCCATTGGCTATGTTTTCACCACGATGGACTCCAAGTGCGGCACCGCGATCTTCAACACCAGACGCCCCTGTGTTGCGGATTTTCCGGCTAACTGCGATCCCTGCAAGGAGATCCATGACGGCGACTACATCAGGCTCGACGGCATTAACGGTACGGTGGAAATACTGACTCCCGTCGAAGGTGAATAA
- a CDS encoding EamA family transporter: protein MWFMFALLSAVFAALTSILAKIGIDGVNSNLATAIRTVVVVLMAWGMVFLTGGQGGISGISRKSWLFLILSGLATGASWLCYYKALQMGEASKVVPIDKLSVVITLVLAFVFLHEKFTPKSLVGCVLITIGTLVMVL, encoded by the coding sequence ATGTGGTTTATGTTCGCGTTGCTGTCCGCCGTGTTCGCGGCACTCACCTCTATTTTGGCGAAGATCGGCATTGACGGTGTAAATTCCAACCTGGCCACGGCCATCCGCACTGTGGTGGTTGTGCTTATGGCCTGGGGCATGGTATTTCTCACCGGCGGCCAGGGCGGCATCTCGGGGATCAGCCGGAAGAGCTGGCTTTTCCTTATCCTCTCGGGCCTGGCCACCGGCGCCTCCTGGCTGTGCTACTACAAGGCTTTGCAAATGGGCGAGGCGTCCAAGGTGGTGCCCATCGACAAGCTGAGCGTGGTCATCACCCTGGTGCTGGCCTTTGTTTTCTTGCATGAAAAATTTACCCCAAAATCCCTCGTCGGCTGTGTCCTCATCACCATAGGCACCCTGGTCATGGTCCTGTGA
- a CDS encoding site-specific integrase: MVSGHLQVKKGYYYAVLSYYDSKNKRHVKYVSTGLPEKGNKRKAEAELVKIRNAFEPPAEIGELCSNMLFADYLLGWLEIVKVRVKPTTFGSYESMVKQTIEPYFRNKPITLKDLEARHIQQFYSEKLKTVKPNSVIHYHAVIHQALKYAMKTDLVAQNVAMKVDRPKKNDFQPVFLDAAELQHLFEVVKGTKLELPVLVAAFYGLRRGEVLGLKWDAIDFERGTLTIKRTVTSVNVGGKTQIIEQESAKTKSSMRTLPLVGRFKEYFAEVKAAQELNKQVCGNCYNYEYDGFVFVDELGERMRPDYLTSQFPAFIQRHGMKKMRFHDLRHSCASLLLANGVPLKQIQDWLGHSDFSTTANIYAHLDYSSKLSSAQAMVCGMPLPEAGDFGSRWEQNAEKSGE; this comes from the coding sequence TTGGTATCAGGACATTTACAGGTTAAAAAGGGATACTACTACGCTGTGCTGAGTTATTACGACAGCAAAAACAAGCGGCACGTCAAGTACGTATCCACCGGACTTCCCGAAAAGGGAAACAAACGTAAGGCTGAAGCGGAGCTTGTGAAAATCCGTAACGCCTTTGAACCACCAGCAGAGATCGGCGAGCTTTGCTCCAATATGCTCTTCGCCGACTATCTGCTCGGCTGGCTGGAAATTGTCAAGGTCAGGGTGAAGCCCACCACCTTCGGCTCCTATGAGAGCATGGTGAAGCAGACCATCGAGCCGTATTTCCGAAACAAGCCGATTACCCTAAAGGACTTGGAAGCAAGACACATCCAACAGTTCTATTCCGAAAAGCTGAAAACCGTCAAGCCCAATTCCGTCATCCACTATCACGCCGTGATCCATCAGGCGCTGAAATACGCCATGAAAACCGATCTGGTAGCGCAGAACGTGGCGATGAAGGTAGACCGCCCAAAGAAGAATGATTTCCAGCCGGTATTTCTGGATGCGGCGGAGCTTCAGCACTTATTTGAAGTGGTCAAGGGTACAAAGCTTGAGCTGCCGGTGCTGGTCGCCGCCTTTTACGGTCTGCGCCGTGGAGAGGTGCTGGGGCTCAAGTGGGACGCTATCGACTTTGAGCGGGGAACGCTGACCATCAAACGGACGGTGACCTCCGTCAATGTGGGTGGAAAAACGCAGATCATCGAGCAGGAGTCGGCAAAAACAAAATCCAGTATGCGCACTTTGCCGCTGGTGGGAAGATTCAAGGAATACTTTGCAGAGGTCAAGGCGGCGCAGGAGCTGAACAAGCAGGTCTGCGGCAACTGCTACAACTACGAATACGACGGATTTGTATTCGTGGACGAGTTGGGCGAGCGGATGAGGCCCGATTATCTGACCTCACAATTTCCCGCCTTTATTCAGCGGCACGGCATGAAAAAGATGCGCTTCCACGATCTCAGGCATAGCTGCGCATCTCTCTTGCTTGCCAACGGCGTACCCCTCAAGCAGATTCAGGATTGGCTGGGGCATTCGGATTTTTCCACCACGGCGAACATCTACGCCCATCTGGATTACAGTTCGAAACTCTCCTCGGCGCAGGCGATGGTGTGCGGTATGCCGCTTCCCGAAGCGGGCGATTTCGGCAGCAGATGGGAGCAAAACGCAGAAAAAAGCGGGGAATAA
- a CDS encoding gamma-glutamyl-gamma-aminobutyrate hydrolase family protein (Members of this family of hydrolases with an active site Cys residue belong to MEROPS family C26.), which produces MIPTIFIPGRQEALRSYREAIYSAGGVPICSLSAADSALCGGLLLPGGGDIGERLDEPERKLIQSFVQSGRPILGICRGMQALNVYFGGDLYSHIPGHQQPRGDLVHGTLAVGQLARLLGRRPAVTSNHHQALRHLGQGLQAVQVTPDGVIEAVAHGALPVWGVQWHPERQSFLRRRSDAVDAAPIFTFFLSKMRG; this is translated from the coding sequence ATGATCCCTACCATTTTCATCCCCGGCCGGCAGGAGGCTCTGCGCAGCTACCGGGAGGCCATTTATTCCGCCGGGGGCGTTCCTATTTGCAGTCTCAGCGCTGCTGACTCCGCTCTGTGCGGCGGTCTGCTGCTCCCCGGCGGCGGCGACATCGGGGAAAGACTTGACGAACCCGAGCGAAAGCTGATACAATCCTTTGTACAGAGCGGACGCCCGATCCTGGGCATCTGTCGGGGGATGCAGGCGCTGAATGTGTACTTCGGCGGCGACCTGTACAGCCATATCCCGGGCCACCAACAGCCCCGGGGCGACCTGGTTCACGGGACCCTGGCCGTGGGGCAGCTGGCCCGCCTTCTGGGCCGCCGACCGGCGGTGACAAGCAACCATCACCAGGCCCTTCGCCATTTGGGCCAAGGCCTGCAAGCGGTGCAGGTGACCCCCGATGGCGTTATTGAGGCAGTGGCTCACGGGGCGCTTCCTGTGTGGGGTGTCCAGTGGCACCCGGAGCGGCAGAGCTTCCTTCGGCGCCGCTCCGATGCAGTGGACGCTGCGCCTATTTTTACATTCTTTTTATCAAAAATGAGGGGATAG
- a CDS encoding ParB/RepB/Spo0J family partition protein — MTKRKSDFTLPMNSLDELFSSQEERDDAKLERVKEIPLTELYPFKNHPFKIQNNGEMKLLIESIQKFGTLTPALARPMQDGGYELISGHRRLAACQVLGIETMPVIIREMSNDEAVIAMVDANLQREHILPSEKAFAYKMKLEAIKHQGIASSQVGKKLLSIEKVGEDSGDSRNQVHRYIRLTYLIPELLSMVDDGKIAFNPAVEISYLEQSEQRVLLNAMELNDCTPSHAQSIRLKKLSQDGVLNEQTIYDILAEQKPNQQEQFKFKREDIRKYFPKSYTDKQVCDTVIKLLEQWQRRRERDRDSR, encoded by the coding sequence ATGACAAAACGAAAATCTGATTTTACTTTACCAATGAATTCATTAGATGAGTTGTTTTCCTCACAAGAGGAGCGGGACGATGCAAAGCTGGAGCGAGTCAAAGAGATTCCGCTTACTGAGCTGTACCCATTCAAGAATCATCCGTTCAAAATCCAAAACAATGGCGAGATGAAACTCTTGATCGAGAGTATCCAAAAGTTCGGTACACTTACACCGGCGCTTGCACGACCGATGCAAGATGGCGGGTACGAGCTGATCTCCGGGCACAGGAGGCTGGCGGCGTGTCAGGTGCTGGGTATCGAGACAATGCCCGTAATTATTCGAGAGATGAGCAACGATGAAGCAGTCATTGCGATGGTGGACGCTAACCTGCAACGGGAACATATTTTGCCCAGCGAAAAAGCATTTGCATACAAGATGAAACTGGAAGCGATTAAACATCAAGGTATTGCTTCTTCCCAAGTTGGGAAGAAGTTACTGAGCATTGAAAAAGTCGGAGAAGATAGTGGAGATAGTCGAAATCAAGTGCACAGATATATCCGCTTAACTTACTTAATCCCCGAATTACTTTCAATGGTGGATGACGGAAAAATCGCTTTCAACCCTGCGGTGGAAATCTCGTACTTAGAGCAGTCGGAACAACGGGTATTGTTAAACGCAATGGAGCTCAACGACTGCACTCCGTCCCACGCACAGAGCATACGACTGAAAAAGCTCTCACAGGATGGCGTACTGAACGAACAGACAATCTACGACATCCTCGCCGAGCAGAAGCCCAACCAGCAGGAGCAGTTTAAATTCAAGCGGGAGGATATCCGCAAATACTTCCCCAAAAGCTACACGGACAAGCAAGTCTGTGATACGGTCATTAAGCTGTTGGAACAATGGCAGCGCAGACGGGAACGTGACAGGGACAGCCGCTAA
- a CDS encoding alanine dehydrogenase has protein sequence MIFGIPRELKDHETRVGAGLIPRNVATLIAQGHTVYFQKGVMEPAGVSDEEFLKVGAKCVDTMEEIYEKCDFIGKFKDMTDGDMKMPFKKGQIIMTAFHMAEGTAKPEQVKILADAGVTCISIETSRYPDGSRAMTRPMGEIAGRTAPLLGGQYLQRQYGGSGVSIVPVTGARRARVCILGGGHAGMCAAQTAEGLGAEVVVFDVNIQRLEYLRTVLKNTDLRFMSKTAFAEEVAKADVLINCIYAYPGMEVPIVTRDMVRSMRKGSVIVDLEGEGIIETSQYTTISNPYFVEEGIVHVGITNIPAMVPTAANESYGAYVFPLVQDIAKYGIKEACKKNYVLRSCVAMVNGKITQKEVADSQHCEYTPLDPDTMF, from the coding sequence ATGATTTTTGGTATTCCCCGTGAACTCAAGGACCACGAGACTCGTGTGGGGGCTGGTCTGATTCCTCGTAATGTTGCGACTCTGATTGCTCAGGGACATACGGTTTATTTCCAGAAGGGCGTTATGGAGCCCGCTGGTGTTTCCGATGAGGAATTCCTCAAGGTTGGCGCCAAGTGCGTTGACACCATGGAAGAGATTTATGAGAAGTGCGACTTCATCGGCAAGTTCAAGGACATGACTGACGGTGACATGAAGATGCCCTTCAAAAAGGGTCAGATCATCATGACTGCTTTCCACATGGCCGAAGGTACTGCCAAGCCCGAGCAGGTCAAGATCCTGGCTGACGCTGGCGTGACCTGCATTTCCATCGAAACCTCTCGTTATCCCGACGGTTCCCGCGCAATGACCCGTCCCATGGGCGAGATTGCTGGCCGTACGGCTCCTCTGCTGGGTGGCCAGTATCTGCAGCGTCAGTACGGCGGCAGCGGTGTCTCCATCGTTCCCGTTACCGGCGCAAGAAGAGCTCGCGTTTGCATTCTCGGCGGCGGTCATGCCGGTATGTGCGCAGCACAGACTGCTGAGGGCCTCGGTGCCGAAGTGGTCGTCTTCGATGTAAACATTCAGCGCCTGGAGTATCTGCGCACAGTGCTGAAGAACACGGATCTCCGCTTTATGAGCAAGACCGCTTTCGCCGAGGAAGTGGCTAAGGCCGACGTACTGATCAACTGCATCTATGCCTATCCCGGCATGGAAGTTCCCATCGTGACCCGCGATATGGTTCGCAGCATGCGTAAGGGTTCTGTCATCGTTGACCTGGAGGGTGAAGGCATCATCGAGACCTCCCAGTATACTACCATCAGCAATCCTTACTTCGTCGAAGAAGGCATCGTCCATGTTGGTATTACCAACATCCCCGCAATGGTTCCTACGGCCGCCAACGAGAGCTATGGCGCATACGTTTTCCCGCTGGTACAGGATATTGCCAAGTACGGCATCAAAGAGGCCTGCAAAAAGAACTATGTCCTCAGAAGCTGCGTAGCGATGGTAAATGGCAAGATCACCCAGAAAGAGGTTGCTGATAGCCAGCATTGCGAGTATACTCCCCTGGATCCCGATACCATGTTTTAA
- the rarD gene encoding EamA family transporter RarD — protein sequence MNRSTLQVLGCYILWGLLPVFWKLLAGVNAAYVLAQRVVFSCLFCYAFIWVKKDGPAVRAILRDKKQRRLYLCCGLLISVNWGVYILTVTTGRILEASLAYYMNPLFSILIGALIFRERLTAVQWVSSALAFIGVMYSVVLYGNVPYLAIIIALSFALYGALKKGIRARSEVSICMETLSVLPLALGFILYAQFSGLTTFSSLTGSEIAFLVLSGAVTSVPLMLFASGIKQTSITAAGILMYVNPTLQLLLGVFVYGEAFTKANAVTFAFVWLAVILFVADTLRHRRHA from the coding sequence ATGAACCGTTCTACCTTACAAGTTTTAGGCTGCTACATTCTCTGGGGCCTGCTGCCGGTGTTTTGGAAGCTGCTGGCCGGGGTCAACGCAGCTTATGTGCTGGCCCAGCGGGTAGTTTTCTCCTGCCTGTTCTGCTATGCGTTTATATGGGTAAAAAAGGACGGCCCCGCCGTTCGGGCCATTCTGCGGGATAAAAAGCAGCGCCGGCTGTACCTGTGCTGCGGCCTGCTTATTTCCGTAAACTGGGGCGTTTATATCCTCACGGTTACTACCGGGCGCATACTGGAGGCGAGCCTGGCCTATTACATGAATCCCCTGTTCTCCATCCTCATCGGCGCACTGATCTTCCGGGAGCGACTTACCGCCGTGCAGTGGGTGTCCTCGGCTTTGGCTTTCATTGGGGTCATGTATTCCGTGGTGCTCTATGGCAATGTGCCGTATTTGGCCATTATCATCGCCCTGAGCTTCGCCCTGTATGGGGCGCTGAAGAAGGGTATCCGGGCCCGGAGCGAGGTCTCCATCTGCATGGAGACCCTGTCGGTGCTGCCCTTGGCCCTGGGCTTTATCCTGTACGCACAGTTCTCGGGGCTCACCACTTTTTCCTCCCTGACCGGCTCGGAAATTGCCTTTTTGGTCCTCAGCGGGGCGGTGACCTCCGTTCCCCTGATGCTTTTTGCCAGCGGCATCAAGCAGACCAGCATCACCGCCGCAGGCATCCTCATGTATGTAAATCCCACGCTCCAGCTCTTACTGGGTGTGTTTGTCTACGGGGAAGCCTTTACCAAAGCCAACGCCGTCACCTTCGCCTTTGTTTGGCTTGCCGTGATCCTCTTCGTGGCCGACACGCTTCGCCACCGCAGGCACGCTTAA